The following are encoded in a window of Haloprofundus salilacus genomic DNA:
- the glyA gene encoding serine hydroxymethyltransferase has protein sequence MAFEQSLSQIAPSVSEAVTRERDRQESTLGMIASENHVSKAVLEAQGSVLTNKYAEGYPGNRYYGGCQHVDTVEQLAIDRATELFDAEHVNVQPHSGTQANMGVYFAALEPGDTILSLALSHGGHLSHGHTVNFSGQLYDVEQYEVDPETGYIDYDELAAQALDVDPDIIVSGSSAYPREFDFERIGEIAHEVDAYHLADIAHVTGLIAAGIHASPVEHAEFVTGSTHKTIRAGRGGLIICDEKFADDVDSAIFPGAQGGPLMHNIAGKAAGFAEAQTAEFEAYAEQVVSNAKRLASRFEAGGLSLVSGGTDKHLMLVDLRDSHPELTGKAAESALNDVGIIVNKNTVPGETRSPMVTSGIRVGTPALTTRGFGGTEMETVADLIVDVLDSPDDDRVRDRVTSTVDELCEEFPIYE, from the coding sequence ATGGCGTTCGAACAGTCACTCAGCCAGATAGCTCCGAGCGTGTCCGAGGCCGTCACTCGTGAACGTGACCGGCAGGAGTCGACGCTCGGAATGATTGCTTCGGAGAATCACGTCTCGAAAGCCGTCCTCGAGGCGCAGGGAAGCGTTCTGACGAACAAGTATGCCGAGGGCTACCCCGGAAACCGCTACTACGGAGGATGCCAGCACGTCGACACTGTCGAGCAACTCGCCATCGACCGTGCAACGGAACTTTTCGACGCGGAGCACGTCAACGTTCAGCCGCATAGCGGAACCCAGGCTAACATGGGCGTCTACTTCGCCGCCCTAGAACCCGGCGACACCATCCTCTCGCTGGCACTCTCGCACGGCGGACACCTCTCGCACGGACACACAGTTAACTTCTCAGGGCAGCTCTACGACGTCGAACAGTACGAGGTCGACCCTGAGACGGGATACATCGACTATGACGAACTGGCGGCGCAGGCACTCGACGTCGACCCCGACATCATCGTCAGCGGCTCGTCGGCATACCCCCGCGAGTTCGACTTCGAGCGCATCGGGGAGATTGCCCACGAGGTCGACGCCTACCATCTCGCCGACATCGCCCACGTCACCGGACTCATCGCGGCCGGTATCCACGCATCACCGGTCGAACACGCGGAGTTCGTTACCGGAAGTACGCACAAGACGATTCGCGCAGGCCGGGGCGGACTCATCATCTGTGATGAGAAATTCGCAGACGACGTTGACTCGGCCATCTTCCCCGGCGCGCAGGGAGGACCGCTGATGCACAATATCGCCGGTAAGGCAGCCGGATTCGCGGAGGCGCAGACGGCCGAGTTCGAGGCATACGCCGAGCAGGTTGTCTCGAATGCGAAGCGACTCGCGTCACGATTCGAAGCGGGTGGGCTCTCGCTAGTCAGCGGTGGCACCGACAAACATCTCATGCTCGTCGACCTCCGTGACTCGCACCCCGAACTGACGGGGAAAGCGGCCGAATCGGCGTTGAACGACGTCGGTATTATCGTCAACAAGAACACCGTGCCCGGGGAGACGCGGTCGCCGATGGTAACGAGCGGTATCCGCGTCGGCACACCCGCGCTCACGACCCGCGGATTCGGTGGCACGGAGATGGAAACCGTCGCCGACCTCATCGTTGACGTACTCGACTCCCCCGACGACGACCGCGTCCGCGACCGCGTCACAAGCACTGTCGACGAGCTCTGCGAGGAGTTCCCGATATACGAGTGA
- a CDS encoding Rid family detoxifying hydrolase, with the protein MRTISTDDAPTAVGAYSQATTNGEILFTAGQLPMTVDGELLDDATVGEQTRQCLKNVEAILEAEGLSIDDVLKTTVFLDDIDDFDAFNEAYSEFFGGEPPARSAVEVANVPKGAAVEIEAVSVAD; encoded by the coding sequence ATGCGAACTATTAGCACCGACGACGCGCCGACAGCCGTCGGAGCGTACAGTCAGGCGACGACAAACGGCGAAATCCTCTTCACCGCAGGACAGCTCCCGATGACGGTTGATGGGGAACTTCTAGACGACGCCACCGTCGGCGAGCAGACGAGGCAGTGTCTGAAGAACGTTGAGGCGATTCTCGAAGCCGAGGGACTGTCGATAGACGACGTGCTCAAGACAACCGTCTTCCTTGACGATATCGACGACTTCGATGCGTTCAACGAGGCCTATAGCGAGTTCTTCGGCGGCGAACCGCCCGCTCGTAGTGCCGTCGAAGTCGCAAACGTTCCGAAGGGTGCAGCAGTCGAGATCGAAGCGGTCTCGGTCGCTGACTGA
- a CDS encoding formyltetrahydrofolate deformylase: MTRESTEITVVGDDDSGLIADITALLFDHGVNITDLDQAVRDGTFRMTMNVDISEMIVGRETFREKLHELGDEFDVDVQVRFPSNCENQSIAVLVTKESHCLEALLERWHDGELGADIEVVIGNHDALEPLAAEYDVPFHDIGDENGAPNEEELLDYLAEYDVDLIALARYIRILSPEVVFRYEQRIINVHPSLLPSFPGAAAYRQAKEEGVRVAGVTAHYVTTDLDQGPIITQRAFNVPADATEAELKTRGQPLEAEALIEAVQLHLDDQLTVQQGRTEVEEPDRVDVQLGAPEELDHANPDAPRDRHEESAVSDGETTAVADD; encoded by the coding sequence ATGACCCGCGAGTCGACCGAGATAACGGTCGTCGGCGACGACGATTCGGGACTCATCGCCGATATCACCGCACTCCTGTTCGACCACGGCGTCAACATCACCGACCTCGACCAGGCGGTTCGAGATGGGACCTTCCGGATGACGATGAACGTCGATATCTCTGAGATGATAGTTGGCCGGGAGACGTTCCGAGAGAAACTGCACGAACTGGGTGACGAGTTCGACGTCGACGTGCAGGTCCGATTCCCGTCTAACTGCGAGAACCAATCTATCGCCGTCCTCGTTACGAAAGAGAGCCACTGTCTCGAAGCGCTTCTCGAACGGTGGCACGACGGCGAACTCGGAGCCGACATCGAAGTTGTCATCGGGAACCACGACGCGCTGGAGCCGCTGGCGGCCGAATACGACGTCCCGTTCCACGACATCGGTGACGAGAATGGTGCGCCAAACGAGGAGGAGTTACTCGACTACCTCGCCGAGTATGACGTCGACCTCATTGCGCTGGCCCGCTACATCCGGATTCTCTCGCCCGAAGTCGTCTTCCGGTACGAACAGCGCATCATCAACGTTCACCCGAGTCTGCTCCCCTCCTTCCCCGGTGCGGCCGCCTACCGGCAGGCGAAGGAGGAAGGTGTCCGCGTCGCCGGCGTTACTGCCCACTACGTGACGACGGACCTCGACCAAGGGCCGATTATCACTCAACGAGCGTTCAACGTCCCCGCTGACGCGACGGAGGCAGAGCTCAAGACTCGCGGACAGCCACTCGAGGCCGAGGCGCTAATCGAGGCGGTACAGCTCCACCTCGATGACCAACTCACGGTTCAGCAGGGCCGAACGGAAGTCGAAGAGCCCGACCGTGTCGACGTACAGCTCGGCGCTCCCGAGGAGCTGGACCATGCGAACCCTGACGCTCCGAGGGACAGACACGAGGAGAGCGCCGTCAGTGACGGTGAGACGACGGCCGTAGCGGACGACTGA
- the folP gene encoding dihydropteroate synthase produces the protein MEYHESVEYLESLQRSRPKLGTETTRRLLSELGSPHRDVDCVQIAGSNGKGSTACMLERVLREAGLDVGLYTSPDLNDLRERIRVNGRTIPRARVSEFVEEVADAIEQLRAENDAPTYFEVLTAMAFSHFDSEAVDVAVLEVGIGGRYDATSVIDPVASAVTNVTLEHTDILGDTVEEIARDKAQVAPSEAPLVTGAKGPTLETIRAETDVITVGADGTDVIAREEGLVSEIESAVSISTPKWSVETKVPLPGQHQATNAGIAAALAEQVAGVEPETLARGLRSAHWPGRFEIMSTQPLVVLDGAHNPGACETIATLVDRYEFDDLHLVFGAMREKDHEAMAEALTPAETAILCEPAVDRAEDADALATVFDGRARRVDRVDRVDSVLEAIHRALSRADHDDCVLVTGSLYVVAEARDRWTSRPIPIGTRPSRYSNLRETCSDVGDSIAAIIAESADSRTLKVPLRELQAEHVKHTFESVGGSCLLSTQGRSGRRVTAILSGTVSQFRALVDALPNDKLGLAAVSTQLARAVDGSSQGQQRWSSGTAVMGVLNVTPDSFYDGGVYDQVSAAVERANEMVAAGADIVDIGGESTRPGADPITVAEEIDRVVPVIERLSGLNVPISVDTRKAAIADAALEAGADIVNDVSGLDDPEMRFVAADHDASLVITHSLDAPVAPDRRVEYDDVVEDVRSELQETLLLAERAGLDRSQLIVDPGFGFGKRPDECFELLDRMDEFRALDCPILVGHSRKSMFERVGSAPDDRLPPTLAVTTMAAERGVDVIRVHDVAENVAALRTVRATLGQGMST, from the coding sequence ATGGAGTATCACGAGTCAGTTGAGTACTTAGAATCGTTACAGCGGTCTCGACCCAAGCTCGGGACGGAGACGACTCGAAGGCTTCTCTCGGAGCTCGGGTCCCCTCACCGCGACGTCGACTGCGTCCAGATTGCGGGGTCCAACGGAAAGGGAAGCACCGCATGCATGCTCGAACGAGTTCTCCGCGAGGCGGGCCTCGACGTTGGCCTCTACACATCGCCGGATCTGAACGATCTGCGCGAGCGCATTCGGGTGAACGGTCGTACGATTCCGAGAGCACGTGTCAGCGAATTCGTCGAGGAGGTGGCTGACGCTATTGAGCAGCTCCGCGCCGAGAACGATGCGCCGACCTACTTCGAGGTGCTCACCGCCATGGCGTTCTCCCACTTCGATTCGGAGGCCGTCGATGTCGCCGTCCTTGAGGTCGGAATCGGGGGGCGGTACGACGCAACGAGCGTCATCGACCCCGTCGCCAGCGCCGTCACCAACGTCACGCTCGAACATACGGATATCCTCGGCGACACCGTCGAAGAGATTGCCCGCGATAAGGCGCAGGTCGCGCCATCGGAGGCACCGCTAGTTACCGGTGCGAAGGGGCCAACACTCGAGACCATTCGAGCGGAGACGGACGTCATCACCGTTGGTGCCGACGGCACGGACGTCATCGCCCGCGAGGAGGGTCTCGTCTCCGAGATCGAGAGCGCCGTCTCCATCTCGACGCCAAAGTGGTCGGTCGAGACGAAGGTTCCACTCCCCGGCCAGCACCAGGCGACGAACGCCGGTATCGCGGCGGCGTTGGCCGAGCAGGTGGCGGGCGTCGAACCGGAGACGCTCGCGCGCGGCCTCCGGAGCGCGCACTGGCCCGGTCGCTTCGAGATTATGTCGACGCAGCCGCTCGTCGTCCTTGACGGCGCACACAACCCAGGTGCCTGCGAGACGATTGCAACGCTCGTCGACCGCTATGAGTTCGACGACCTTCACCTCGTCTTTGGCGCGATGCGAGAGAAGGACCACGAGGCCATGGCGGAGGCGCTGACGCCCGCTGAAACAGCGATCCTCTGCGAGCCAGCCGTCGACCGAGCCGAGGATGCCGATGCGCTCGCGACGGTATTCGACGGCCGCGCTCGGCGCGTCGACCGCGTCGACCGCGTCGACTCCGTCCTCGAGGCGATTCATCGAGCACTGTCGAGGGCCGACCACGACGACTGCGTGCTCGTCACGGGGTCGCTGTACGTTGTGGCCGAAGCACGCGACCGGTGGACCAGCCGCCCGATTCCGATCGGAACTCGCCCATCTAGATATTCCAATCTGAGAGAGACATGTAGCGATGTCGGGGACAGTATCGCAGCGATCATCGCCGAATCAGCGGACAGTCGGACGTTGAAAGTGCCGCTGCGCGAACTGCAGGCCGAGCACGTAAAGCACACTTTCGAATCGGTCGGTGGCTCGTGTCTGCTCTCGACGCAGGGGCGGTCTGGCCGACGCGTTACGGCTATCCTCTCCGGGACAGTCTCTCAGTTTCGCGCGCTCGTCGATGCGTTGCCGAACGACAAACTCGGGTTAGCGGCCGTCTCGACTCAGCTCGCTCGCGCCGTCGACGGCAGCAGTCAGGGCCAACAGCGGTGGAGCAGCGGAACAGCGGTGATGGGCGTTCTCAACGTCACTCCAGACAGCTTCTACGATGGGGGCGTCTACGACCAAGTTTCGGCGGCCGTCGAGCGAGCCAACGAGATGGTCGCCGCGGGCGCAGATATCGTCGATATTGGCGGCGAGAGCACGCGCCCTGGGGCCGATCCGATTACGGTCGCCGAGGAGATCGACCGCGTCGTGCCGGTCATCGAACGCCTCAGCGGCCTCAACGTCCCCATCTCGGTCGATACACGAAAGGCGGCTATCGCAGACGCGGCCCTCGAGGCAGGTGCGGATATCGTCAACGACGTCTCCGGACTCGACGACCCCGAGATGCGATTCGTCGCGGCCGACCACGATGCGTCGCTCGTCATTACGCACAGCCTCGACGCACCCGTCGCACCCGACCGCCGCGTCGAGTACGACGATGTCGTCGAAGACGTACGTTCGGAGCTCCAGGAGACCCTCCTGCTCGCCGAACGGGCAGGTCTCGACCGTAGCCAACTCATCGTCGACCCCGGGTTCGGGTTTGGGAAGCGTCCTGACGAGTGTTTTGAACTGCTGGACAGGATGGACGAGTTCCGGGCGCTCGACTGCCCGATACTGGTCGGTCACTCGCGGAAATCGATGTTCGAACGCGTCGGCTCTGCCCCCGACGACCGCCTGCCGCCGACGCTGGCGGTAACTACGATGGCGGCCGAACGCGGTGTGGACGTGATCAGAGTCCACGATGTCGCCGAGAACGTTGCTGCGCTACGGACGGTCCGTGCGACGCTCGGCCAGGGGATGTCGACGTAA
- a CDS encoding archaea-specific SMC-related protein: MSLHNSNSDIEHSLGELHVTVRNLGGISQGEMVFSPGVTIISGSNASNKSSFLRGVVGVLGGPTPPVKSDAERGTVTLRSDDEEYYLEVENRDGRNVVTGANRVSESSNLCELFVALGETNPIRRSILADGDLYELLMRPVDTAEIEENIERLSERKRELDGQLSEFDKMEDRLPGIQARAENVRAELEDIEASLREVRSEIESQEPASGEDDVFDELNETRAKRERVRDQIRTQQEAVRSLKTELEEVITQKAQFDPANSETDVESLGTEIEQLHHQKQQLTTTINALSPIVEMNTQLLDDGEEIPREMKSDEIVAELDPTSRTVTCWTCGTAVEQGEIAKQVSTVREILQEKRDQREVLTEQIRTLEEQKREVEQREAEREELAADEQSLEAEIERREGLLSELRERKTALDDEVGRLTEEAKTVDGRDDALLDRYDDVADLEYERGQRENELADIEAEIERLESNLERRDDVEDERDSVATRLREQRERIESLERELVTTFNEAMQRVLDRLDYENVERVWIERLTGSDETPSETEFELHVVRTSEDGAAYEDTVESLSKSEREVIGLVVAFAGYLAHDVASELPIVVVDAVEMLDAERIQGLLDYFEMHAEYVIAAVLPEEATELAETYPTISTATFAAES, from the coding sequence ATGTCACTGCATAACTCTAATTCCGACATCGAGCACTCGCTCGGGGAGTTACACGTCACAGTTCGGAATCTCGGCGGAATCTCTCAAGGAGAGATGGTTTTCTCGCCAGGTGTGACTATTATCTCGGGGTCGAACGCATCAAATAAGTCGTCGTTCCTCCGCGGAGTTGTCGGCGTGCTCGGTGGTCCGACACCCCCCGTCAAGAGCGACGCCGAGCGCGGGACCGTCACGCTCCGCAGCGACGACGAAGAGTACTATCTGGAGGTCGAAAACCGAGACGGAAGAAACGTGGTTACGGGCGCGAACCGTGTGTCAGAGAGCTCGAATCTCTGCGAACTGTTTGTCGCGCTGGGTGAGACGAACCCGATTCGGCGAAGTATCCTCGCAGACGGTGACCTCTACGAACTGCTGATGCGTCCGGTCGATACCGCAGAAATCGAGGAGAATATCGAACGTCTCAGCGAGCGGAAACGCGAACTCGACGGACAGCTCTCCGAGTTCGACAAGATGGAGGACCGGCTTCCGGGAATTCAGGCGCGCGCGGAGAACGTTCGAGCCGAACTAGAGGACATCGAGGCGTCGCTACGGGAGGTACGGTCGGAGATCGAATCGCAGGAGCCGGCGTCCGGTGAAGACGACGTGTTCGATGAACTCAACGAGACGCGCGCGAAGCGAGAGCGGGTACGAGACCAAATACGAACACAACAGGAAGCAGTTCGATCGCTCAAGACCGAATTGGAGGAGGTGATTACCCAAAAAGCGCAGTTTGACCCGGCCAACTCGGAAACAGACGTCGAATCGCTCGGCACCGAAATAGAGCAGTTACACCACCAGAAACAGCAGCTAACGACCACCATCAACGCGTTGAGTCCGATCGTCGAGATGAACACGCAGCTGTTGGACGACGGAGAGGAAATCCCCAGAGAGATGAAGTCCGACGAGATTGTCGCTGAACTCGACCCGACCTCACGGACGGTAACCTGCTGGACATGCGGTACCGCCGTCGAACAGGGGGAAATTGCCAAGCAGGTTAGTACCGTCCGCGAGATACTGCAGGAAAAGCGCGATCAGCGGGAAGTACTCACCGAACAAATTCGGACACTCGAAGAGCAGAAGCGAGAGGTCGAGCAACGAGAGGCGGAGCGAGAAGAGCTCGCAGCCGACGAACAGTCCCTCGAAGCCGAGATCGAACGTCGAGAGGGACTGCTGTCCGAGCTTCGCGAACGGAAGACAGCCCTCGATGACGAAGTTGGCCGCCTCACCGAGGAGGCGAAGACGGTCGACGGGCGTGACGACGCACTGCTCGACCGATACGACGATGTCGCCGACCTAGAGTACGAGCGGGGACAGCGGGAGAACGAACTCGCAGACATCGAGGCGGAGATTGAACGCCTCGAGTCGAATCTCGAACGGCGGGACGACGTCGAAGACGAGCGAGACTCCGTCGCGACCCGACTTCGAGAACAGCGAGAGCGGATAGAGTCACTCGAACGTGAACTGGTCACGACGTTCAACGAAGCGATGCAACGAGTGCTCGACAGGCTGGACTACGAGAACGTCGAACGCGTCTGGATCGAACGACTCACGGGGAGCGACGAAACACCATCGGAGACGGAGTTCGAACTCCACGTCGTCCGAACCAGCGAGGATGGCGCCGCCTACGAGGACACGGTCGAGAGTCTAAGCAAGAGTGAACGTGAGGTCATCGGTCTCGTCGTCGCCTTCGCGGGCTATCTCGCTCACGACGTCGCGAGCGAACTCCCAATCGTCGTCGTCGATGCTGTCGAGATGCTTGACGCCGAGCGAATTCAGGGACTACTGGACTACTTCGAGATGCACGCCGAGTACGTCATCGCCGCCGTCCTTCCCGAGGAGGCAACGGAACTCGCTGAGACCTATCCGACCATTTCGACGGCGACGTTTGCCGCCGAGTCGTAG
- the rdfA gene encoding rod-determining factor RdfA, with amino-acid sequence MPDETESTCKVDTGIRKWNLTSLDDSLLDRRKAGASLRDLESYYNQQVLEAAMREAGVDPLDGEVENIYRLYTDEDVSSGTKVEVRSRLERNEVDPESVVDDFVSYQTIRTHLNHCLGVETARETGLERSEAKNTVFKLLSRTEAITGRTIERLSNAGELTIGAPDVTLSLRVACSACGEEYTFARLVDRGRCSCQEQ; translated from the coding sequence ATGCCGGACGAGACTGAATCGACCTGCAAGGTCGACACGGGAATTCGGAAGTGGAACCTCACCTCGCTTGACGATTCGCTTCTCGATCGGCGAAAGGCAGGGGCGAGCCTCCGCGATCTCGAGTCCTACTACAACCAGCAGGTGCTCGAGGCGGCGATGCGGGAAGCTGGAGTTGACCCGCTCGACGGAGAAGTCGAAAACATCTACCGACTCTACACCGACGAAGACGTAAGCTCCGGAACAAAAGTCGAGGTCCGTTCACGCCTCGAACGGAACGAAGTCGACCCCGAGTCGGTCGTAGACGACTTCGTGAGCTATCAAACGATTCGAACGCACCTTAACCACTGTCTGGGCGTCGAGACGGCCCGCGAGACTGGTCTCGAACGCTCTGAGGCGAAGAACACGGTGTTCAAGCTCCTCTCCCGGACGGAAGCGATAACTGGACGGACCATCGAACGACTCTCTAACGCCGGAGAACTGACGATTGGTGCTCCCGACGTGACGCTTAGTCTGCGGGTCGCCTGCTCAGCGTGCGGAGAGGAGTACACGTTCGCTCGGTTGGTGGACCGCGGCCGCTGCTCGTGCCAAGAGCAGTGA
- a CDS encoding helix-turn-helix domain-containing protein produces MSITVKAYIKHDELALVPTLRQSEDVSIEVLMQANTDPDSNVFPFLIRHDNRRELESCLESDPTVEDYELVDEGDSVHTYYIKHTPDTELLSPIVMTANGFMLHAETKSDGWFIKLQLPDREALNTVWNYTEEHDIHFDIIEVYGNSGGESDVSYGLTDEQTEAMKVAFKCGYFSEPREMTLSEVADEIGVSSTAMSGRLRRGMRNLISAALMDDEEFEFR; encoded by the coding sequence ATGTCCATAACGGTCAAAGCCTACATCAAACACGACGAGCTCGCCCTCGTTCCGACGCTGCGACAGTCCGAGGACGTGTCCATCGAAGTATTAATGCAGGCGAACACCGACCCGGACTCCAACGTCTTTCCCTTCCTCATTAGACACGACAACCGCCGCGAGCTCGAATCGTGTCTCGAGTCGGACCCCACCGTCGAAGATTATGAACTCGTCGACGAAGGCGACAGCGTACACACCTATTATATCAAGCACACGCCGGATACAGAACTCCTAAGCCCAATCGTGATGACTGCCAACGGGTTCATGCTACACGCGGAGACGAAATCCGACGGGTGGTTCATCAAACTCCAACTCCCGGATAGAGAAGCGCTCAACACGGTCTGGAACTACACTGAGGAGCACGATATTCACTTCGACATCATCGAAGTATACGGTAATAGCGGTGGTGAGTCGGACGTCTCGTACGGACTGACGGACGAACAGACAGAGGCGATGAAGGTCGCGTTCAAGTGTGGCTACTTCAGTGAACCGCGGGAAATGACGCTCAGTGAGGTCGCCGACGAAATCGGCGTCTCCTCAACTGCGATGAGCGGCCGACTGCGGCGAGGAATGCGGAATCTAATATCCGCCGCGCTGATGGACGACGAAGAGTTCGAGTTTCGATAG
- a CDS encoding HalOD1 output domain-containing protein — protein sequence MSSTANSPSERKTHHLRHEWGVDGQISDRIVRAIAEYKNNQPEDLPGLETCINPEALNTVFETEGSGGCGAGCITFSYCGYTVLVQSTGHVLIKKN from the coding sequence ATGAGTAGCACAGCCAATTCGCCGTCAGAACGGAAAACCCATCATCTACGCCACGAATGGGGCGTAGACGGACAAATCAGCGACAGAATCGTCCGAGCCATCGCGGAGTACAAAAACAATCAACCGGAGGACCTGCCCGGTCTGGAAACGTGTATCAATCCGGAAGCACTCAACACTGTCTTCGAAACCGAAGGAAGCGGCGGTTGCGGAGCAGGTTGCATCACGTTTTCGTACTGCGGATACACCGTCCTCGTCCAGAGCACCGGCCACGTTCTCATCAAGAAGAACTAA
- a CDS encoding aldehyde ferredoxin oxidoreductase family protein, protein MTDIGGFQDHIARIDLGARDITYDGIDDEDAKKYIGARGLGVKYIFDAGPDVDPLGPDNRLAFMNGPLTGTQVTMSGRIAVCTKSPLTGTVTDSHHGGWSGARLKWAGFDGLLFEGQAEEPVYAYVDDGKVELRDAAHLWGKGVHETRDTIDSELDGEFGKNLSIMAIGPGGENEVRYACIMNEDDRASGRGGTGCVMGSKNLKAVVIKSGTRMPKPKDPETFQEGHKQAMKAITESDVTAPNEGGLSMYGTNVLMNITEEMDGHPTKNGRYTSGDAYNEGEKDRPHDLDAEKISGENVRENILVDEPTCHSCPVACKKEVEANVMHKGEEMNVRMESFEYESAWALGTNSANDDRDRIAVMIDRCNDMGVDTIEMGNMMAMAMDATEMGYLDQLDDGLEWGDAETMIEMIERVAHRKDELGDLLAGGQKHVADELNAHDCRLDVKGQAIAAYDPRCMKGMGIAYATSNRGACHLRGYTPAAEILGIPEKVDPYEWEGKGELTATFQDLHAISDSFDICKFNAFAEGIEEYVLQYNGMTGLEYSEEELLEAGERIYNLERYYNNLVGFDGSDDSLPEVFLESGETPGQGASEGEYCELEMMKEEYYEHRGWVDGIVPDEKLDELDIDVGPGTGVSSVDGSSAPADD, encoded by the coding sequence ATGACTGATATCGGCGGTTTCCAGGACCACATCGCACGAATTGACCTCGGTGCACGTGACATCACGTACGATGGAATAGACGATGAAGACGCGAAAAAGTACATCGGGGCACGCGGCCTCGGCGTGAAGTATATCTTCGACGCTGGACCGGACGTCGATCCACTCGGACCCGATAATCGATTGGCGTTCATGAACGGTCCACTGACGGGCACGCAAGTGACCATGAGTGGTCGCATCGCAGTCTGTACGAAGTCGCCGCTCACCGGCACGGTGACCGACTCCCACCACGGCGGCTGGTCGGGGGCACGGCTGAAATGGGCTGGTTTCGACGGCTTACTGTTTGAGGGACAGGCTGAAGAGCCGGTCTACGCCTACGTCGATGATGGCAAGGTCGAATTGCGCGACGCGGCTCACCTCTGGGGGAAAGGTGTCCACGAAACTCGGGATACTATTGATTCGGAACTCGACGGCGAATTCGGGAAGAACCTCTCGATTATGGCTATCGGCCCCGGTGGTGAGAACGAGGTGCGCTACGCCTGCATTATGAATGAGGACGACCGCGCCTCGGGACGCGGCGGCACCGGCTGTGTGATGGGGTCGAAGAACCTGAAGGCGGTCGTTATCAAATCCGGCACGCGGATGCCGAAACCGAAGGACCCGGAGACGTTCCAGGAGGGTCACAAGCAGGCGATGAAGGCAATCACCGAGTCCGATGTCACCGCGCCGAACGAAGGCGGCCTCTCGATGTACGGGACGAACGTTCTGATGAACATCACCGAGGAGATGGACGGTCATCCGACCAAAAACGGCCGTTACACCTCCGGCGATGCGTACAACGAAGGCGAGAAAGACCGGCCACACGACCTTGATGCCGAGAAGATCAGCGGTGAGAACGTCCGCGAGAACATCCTTGTCGACGAGCCGACGTGTCACTCCTGCCCGGTCGCTTGTAAGAAGGAGGTCGAAGCCAATGTGATGCACAAGGGCGAGGAGATGAACGTCCGCATGGAATCCTTCGAGTACGAGTCTGCCTGGGCGCTGGGGACGAACTCGGCGAACGACGACCGGGACCGCATCGCCGTCATGATCGATCGCTGTAACGACATGGGCGTCGACACCATCGAGATGGGCAACATGATGGCAATGGCGATGGACGCGACCGAGATGGGATATCTCGACCAACTAGACGATGGCCTCGAGTGGGGCGACGCCGAGACGATGATTGAGATGATAGAGCGCGTTGCCCACCGGAAGGACGAACTGGGCGATCTTCTCGCCGGCGGTCAAAAACATGTCGCTGACGAACTCAACGCGCACGACTGTCGGCTCGACGTGAAGGGTCAGGCGATCGCGGCCTATGATCCGCGCTGCATGAAGGGGATGGGTATCGCCTACGCCACCTCCAACCGCGGGGCGTGTCACCTGCGAGGCTACACGCCGGCGGCCGAGATTCTCGGCATCCCCGAGAAGGTCGACCCTTACGAGTGGGAGGGAAAGGGCGAGCTCACCGCCACCTTCCAGGACCTCCACGCTATCTCCGACAGTTTCGACATCTGCAAGTTCAACGCCTTCGCGGAGGGCATCGAGGAGTATGTCCTTCAGTACAACGGCATGACGGGGCTGGAGTACAGCGAAGAGGAACTCCTGGAGGCGGGCGAGCGAATTTACAATCTTGAACGCTACTACAATAACCTGGTTGGCTTTGACGGCTCTGACGACTCCCTGCCCGAAGTGTTCCTCGAATCGGGTGAAACGCCTGGACAGGGCGCTTCGGAGGGAGAGTACTGCGAACTAGAGATGATGAAGGAGGAGTACTACGAGCACCGTGGCTGGGTTGACGGTATTGTCCCGGACGAAAAACTCGACGAACTCGATATCGATGTCGGCCCCGGAACGGGCGTATCGAGCGTCGACGGCAGTTCGGCGCCCGCCGACGACTGA